A part of Microbulbifer sp. MI-G genomic DNA contains:
- the prpF gene encoding 2-methylaconitate cis-trans isomerase PrpF: MKCAPQVKIPATYMRGGTSKGVFFRLQDLPEVAQAPGEARDKLLQRVIGSPDPYGKQTDGMGGATSSTSKVVILSPSDKPDHDVHYLFGQVSIDKPVVDWSGNCGNLTAAVGAFAINSGFVEPSRIPESGICSVRIWQANIGKTIVAHVPITNGEVQETGEFALDGVTFPAAEVEIEFMDPADGEGSLFPTGNLVDDLDVPGIGVLKATMINAGIPTIFVNAEELGYTGTELQDAINGDSKALAIFETIRAHGAVKMGLIASAGEAAARQHIPKIAFVAKPLDYTAASGKIVAAADIDLLVRALSMGKLHHAMMGTAAVAIGTAAAIPGTLVNLAAGGGERNSVCFGHPSGTLRVGAEAQAVNGQWTATKAVMSRSARILMEGWVRVPGACF, from the coding sequence ATGAAATGTGCGCCCCAAGTAAAAATCCCTGCGACCTATATGCGCGGGGGAACCAGTAAAGGTGTTTTCTTTCGCCTGCAGGATCTGCCAGAAGTTGCGCAAGCGCCAGGAGAAGCCCGTGATAAATTATTGCAACGCGTGATTGGCAGTCCGGATCCCTACGGCAAACAGACTGACGGTATGGGTGGGGCCACCTCCAGCACCAGCAAGGTAGTGATCCTGTCTCCCAGCGATAAGCCCGATCACGATGTGCACTATCTGTTTGGCCAGGTTTCCATCGACAAGCCTGTTGTTGACTGGAGTGGTAACTGCGGCAATCTCACTGCCGCAGTGGGCGCCTTTGCTATCAATAGCGGTTTTGTTGAGCCCTCCCGGATTCCGGAAAGTGGCATCTGCTCCGTGCGAATCTGGCAGGCCAATATCGGCAAGACAATTGTTGCCCATGTGCCGATCACTAATGGCGAAGTACAGGAAACCGGGGAGTTTGCGCTGGACGGAGTCACCTTTCCGGCGGCCGAAGTGGAAATTGAGTTTATGGACCCCGCGGACGGTGAGGGCAGCCTGTTTCCCACTGGTAACCTGGTTGATGATTTGGACGTGCCGGGTATCGGTGTGCTTAAGGCCACCATGATCAATGCCGGTATCCCCACGATCTTTGTCAATGCTGAAGAACTTGGTTATACCGGCACCGAGCTGCAGGATGCGATTAATGGCGATAGCAAAGCGCTGGCCATATTCGAGACAATCCGTGCCCACGGTGCAGTGAAAATGGGATTGATTGCCTCTGCCGGGGAAGCTGCAGCCCGCCAGCACATCCCGAAAATCGCTTTTGTAGCCAAGCCACTGGATTATACCGCTGCCAGCGGCAAAATAGTGGCTGCGGCGGATATAGATCTGCTCGTGCGCGCCTTGTCGATGGGCAAGCTACACCATGCCATGATGGGGACCGCGGCTGTGGCTATCGGTACAGCCGCCGCCATACCCGGCACTCTGGTGAATCTCGCTGCCGGAGGCGGAGAACGCAATTCCGTCTGCTTCGGCCATCCTTCCGGCACTCTGCGTGTCGGAGCGGAAGCGCAAGCAGTGAATGGCCAATGGACCGCAACCAAAGCCGTTATGAGCCGCAGTGCCAGAATCCTGATGGAAGGCTGGGTACGGGTGCCCGGCGCTTGCTTCTAG